The Bernardetia sp. genome includes a region encoding these proteins:
- a CDS encoding sodium-translocating pyrophosphatase encodes MENIIYLVPLFGVLALIYTAVRSSWVSKQPTGDETMSTIARYIAEGAMSFLKAEYKVLAGFVVIACLGLFFLGSVNDNSHPLIVVSFIIGAVFSALAGFIGMRIATKANVRTAEAAKTSLAKALNVSFAGGAVMGMGVAGLAILGVGALFIVFYFYFVKSTGASVNGREMEIALEVLTGFSLGAESIALFARVGGGIYTKAADVGADLVGKVEAGIPEDDPRNPATIADNVGDNVGDVAGMGADLFGSYVATILAAMILGREIKVLDDFNGLSPILLPMIVAGLGAIFSIVGAAFVRVKEGGNVQMALNIGNWASILLTVVASFFLVKWLLPQTLRFRGYSFESIDVFWAITIGLVVGALMSLITEYYCSMGKRPVNSIIKQSSTGGATNIIAGLAVGMHSTTVPTIVLAGGIVGAYAVAGFYGVAMAAAGMMATTGMQLAVDAFGPIADNAGGIAEMSHLPPEVRERTDILDAAGNTTAAVGKGFAIASAALTSLALFAAFVGLSGISTIDLYKAPVLAALLIGAMIPFVFSAFAISAVGKAAMEMVHEVRRQFKEIKGIMEGTATPDYDRCVQISTKAAIREMMLPGAIAIVVPIIIGFGFKGVFENVSSAEILGGLLAGVTASGVLMAMFQSNAGGAWDNAKKSFEKGVEIDGKMYYKGSEPHKAAVTGDTVGDPFKDTSGPSMNILIKLMSIVSLVIAPQISIKDGGHAELEKIAPKVIKVEQTQKSDLAYNSSKVIISDFIKDR; translated from the coding sequence ATGGAAAATATCATTTATTTAGTGCCACTTTTTGGAGTACTTGCACTTATTTATACTGCTGTGCGCTCCTCGTGGGTAAGCAAACAACCTACTGGCGACGAGACAATGAGTACGATTGCTCGCTATATTGCAGAAGGAGCGATGTCATTTTTGAAAGCCGAATACAAAGTCTTGGCTGGTTTTGTTGTAATTGCCTGCTTGGGCTTATTTTTTCTCGGCTCTGTCAATGATAATTCTCATCCTCTTATCGTAGTTTCTTTTATTATTGGTGCTGTTTTTTCTGCATTAGCTGGTTTTATTGGAATGCGAATCGCTACAAAGGCGAACGTCAGAACGGCAGAAGCTGCCAAAACAAGTCTAGCAAAAGCCTTGAATGTTTCCTTTGCTGGTGGTGCAGTAATGGGAATGGGAGTAGCTGGCTTAGCTATTTTGGGAGTAGGTGCGCTTTTCATTGTGTTCTACTTCTATTTTGTAAAAAGTACTGGCGCATCAGTCAATGGTAGAGAAATGGAAATTGCCTTAGAAGTTTTGACAGGATTTTCTTTGGGGGCTGAAAGTATTGCTCTCTTTGCTCGTGTAGGAGGAGGAATTTATACAAAAGCTGCTGATGTAGGGGCAGACCTTGTAGGAAAAGTAGAAGCAGGAATCCCAGAGGATGACCCTCGTAATCCTGCTACAATTGCAGACAACGTAGGTGATAATGTAGGAGATGTGGCAGGAATGGGAGCAGACCTTTTTGGTTCGTATGTAGCGACAATTTTGGCAGCTATGATTTTGGGTAGAGAAATCAAAGTACTTGATGATTTTAATGGACTTTCACCCATTCTTTTACCTATGATAGTTGCTGGTTTGGGAGCAATTTTTTCTATCGTTGGAGCTGCTTTTGTTCGTGTGAAAGAAGGTGGAAACGTACAGATGGCTCTCAATATTGGAAACTGGGCTTCAATTCTTCTTACCGTAGTAGCTTCTTTTTTCTTAGTAAAATGGCTTCTACCTCAAACATTACGCTTTAGAGGATATAGTTTTGAATCTATTGATGTGTTTTGGGCAATTACTATCGGACTTGTTGTAGGAGCTTTGATGTCTCTAATTACGGAGTATTATTGTTCTATGGGCAAGCGTCCTGTAAATTCTATCATCAAACAATCTTCAACGGGTGGAGCAACAAATATTATCGCTGGTTTGGCAGTCGGAATGCACTCTACAACTGTTCCAACGATTGTTTTGGCTGGAGGTATCGTAGGAGCGTATGCCGTAGCTGGTTTTTATGGTGTAGCGATGGCAGCAGCAGGAATGATGGCAACAACAGGAATGCAACTTGCCGTAGATGCTTTTGGTCCTATTGCTGATAATGCTGGAGGTATTGCAGAAATGAGCCATCTTCCACCAGAAGTGCGTGAGCGTACAGATATTTTAGATGCAGCAGGAAATACGACGGCTGCCGTAGGAAAAGGTTTTGCTATTGCTTCGGCTGCCCTTACGTCGCTTGCTCTTTTTGCTGCCTTTGTGGGGCTTTCTGGAATTAGTACGATTGACCTTTACAAAGCTCCTGTTTTAGCTGCTCTCTTGATTGGTGCTATGATTCCATTTGTGTTTTCTGCTTTTGCTATTTCGGCTGTGGGTAAGGCTGCCATGGAGATGGTACACGAAGTGCGCCGTCAGTTTAAAGAAATAAAAGGAATTATGGAAGGCACAGCAACACCAGACTACGACCGTTGTGTGCAAATTTCTACAAAAGCTGCTATTCGTGAGATGATGCTACCAGGTGCGATTGCGATTGTTGTTCCTATCATTATTGGTTTTGGTTTTAAAGGCGTTTTTGAAAATGTGAGTTCTGCCGAAATTTTAGGAGGACTTTTAGCAGGTGTTACAGCTTCAGGTGTTTTGATGGCAATGTTTCAATCCAATGCAGGTGGTGCGTGGGATAACGCTAAAAAATCATTTGAAAAAGGCGTAGAGATTGATGGAAAAATGTACTACAAAGGTTCTGAACCTCATAAAGCTGCTGTTACTGGAGATACAGTAGGTGACCCTTTTAAAGATACGTCGGGACCATCAATGAATATTTTGATAAAACTAATGTCTATTGTTTCTCTTGTGATTGCTCCTCAAATCAGTATTAAAGATGGAGGACACGCAGAATTAGAAAAAATAGCTCCAAAAGTTATAAAAGTTGAACAAACTCAAAAATCAGATTTGGCTTACAATTCTAGTAAAGTTATTATTTCTGATTTTATAAAAGACAGGTAA
- a CDS encoding saccharopine dehydrogenase family protein, with protein MSKVLIIGAGGVGNVVVKKCAMLPDVFSEIMLASRTLPKVEAAAEEVKELTGRTIQTAKVDADSVEELVALIKKFEPKLVINVALPYQDLPIMDACLETKTHYLDTANYEPKDEAKFEYSWQWAYKKRFEEAGIMALLGCGFDPGVTGVFTAHAAKHHFDKDGMEFLDIVDCNAGNHGKAFATNFNPEINIREITQRGKYWQNGDWKETEPLEVNRMINYPEVGPKKSFLLYHEELESLTKNFPSLKRARFWMTFSDEYITHLRVLENVGMTRIDEVEYQGQKIVPLQFLKAVLPEPSSLGENYEGQTSIGCHIRGKKDGKPHYFFIYNNCDHAKTYEEVGAQAVSYTTGVPAMIGAKMMLEEKWMKAGVYNVEEFNPDPFLEDLNKYGLPWHEKTDEFVEFND; from the coding sequence ATGAGTAAGGTATTAATTATTGGAGCTGGTGGCGTTGGCAATGTAGTTGTCAAAAAATGTGCAATGTTGCCAGATGTTTTTTCGGAAATAATGCTTGCTAGTCGTACACTTCCAAAAGTAGAGGCAGCAGCAGAAGAAGTAAAAGAACTTACAGGAAGAACCATACAGACAGCCAAAGTAGATGCTGACAGTGTAGAAGAATTGGTAGCTCTTATCAAAAAGTTTGAGCCAAAACTGGTTATCAATGTAGCTCTACCCTATCAAGATTTACCAATTATGGATGCTTGTTTGGAGACTAAAACACACTACTTAGATACAGCCAACTACGAACCAAAAGATGAAGCAAAGTTTGAATACAGCTGGCAATGGGCATACAAAAAACGCTTTGAAGAGGCTGGTATTATGGCACTTTTAGGGTGTGGCTTTGACCCCGGAGTTACTGGTGTTTTTACAGCACACGCAGCCAAACATCATTTTGATAAAGATGGAATGGAATTCTTGGACATTGTAGATTGTAATGCAGGAAATCACGGAAAGGCATTTGCCACTAATTTTAATCCAGAAATCAATATTCGTGAAATTACCCAACGTGGAAAATATTGGCAAAATGGAGACTGGAAAGAAACTGAGCCATTGGAAGTCAATAGAATGATAAACTATCCAGAGGTAGGGCCTAAAAAATCATTTTTGCTTTATCACGAAGAACTTGAATCTCTGACTAAAAACTTTCCTTCTCTGAAAAGAGCTAGGTTTTGGATGACTTTCTCAGATGAGTACATTACCCATTTGAGAGTTTTGGAAAATGTAGGCATGACAAGAATTGATGAAGTGGAATATCAAGGACAAAAAATTGTTCCTCTCCAGTTTTTGAAAGCTGTTTTGCCAGAACCTTCTTCTTTAGGAGAAAATTATGAAGGACAAACTTCTATAGGTTGCCATATCAGAGGTAAAAAAGATGGAAAACCTCATTATTTCTTTATCTACAACAACTGCGACCACGCCAAAACGTATGAAGAAGTTGGAGCGCAAGCCGTTTCTTATACCACAGGAGTTCCTGCCATGATTGGTGCAAAGATGATGTTGGAAGAAAAATGGATGAAAGCAGGAGTTTATAATGTAGAAGAATTTAATCCAGACCCATTTTTAGAAGATTTGAATAAATATGGTTTGCCGTGGCACGAAAAAACAGATGAGTTCGTAGAGTTTAATGATTAA
- the trpB gene encoding tryptophan synthase subunit beta translates to MTNQTILAPNTNKIKKEIHTLRSKIADERGYYGQFGGAYIPEMLYPNIEEIQKAYSELQTDEEFKKEFQNLLRDYVGRPTPLYLAKRLSEKYGAKVYLKREDLNHTGAHKVNNTVGQVLLAKKLGKNKIVAETGAGQHGVATATVCALMGMECIVFMGEIDIERQQPNVARMKMLGAEVRPATSGSKTLKDATNEAMRYWINNPVDTHYIIGSVVGPHPYPEMVAWFQSVISEEMRNQLLEKENTPNPDYVIACVGGGSNAAGAFYHYIDEKDVQLIGAEAAGLGISSGETAATIACGTLGVLHGSKTLLMQTEDGQVIEPYSISAGLDYPGIGALHAYLADSKRAKFYSITDEEAMNAGKELARLEGIIPAIESAHALAVLNNLKADDKNFDKKIVIINLSGRGDKDLSTYTKYLDK, encoded by the coding sequence ATGACAAATCAGACTATACTCGCCCCCAATACAAATAAGATAAAGAAAGAAATACATACATTACGCTCAAAAATAGCAGACGAACGTGGCTATTACGGACAGTTTGGAGGAGCATACATTCCAGAAATGTTGTATCCAAACATAGAGGAAATACAAAAAGCATACTCTGAACTACAAACAGACGAAGAGTTTAAGAAAGAATTTCAAAATTTATTGAGGGATTATGTAGGCAGACCTACACCACTTTATTTAGCCAAAAGACTTTCTGAAAAATATGGAGCAAAAGTATATCTAAAACGTGAAGACCTCAACCACACAGGCGCACACAAGGTAAACAACACGGTCGGACAAGTTTTACTCGCTAAAAAATTAGGTAAAAATAAAATTGTAGCTGAAACAGGTGCAGGACAACATGGCGTAGCCACAGCCACAGTTTGCGCTCTGATGGGAATGGAATGTATCGTTTTTATGGGAGAAATAGACATTGAAAGACAGCAACCCAACGTAGCCAGAATGAAAATGCTTGGTGCAGAGGTTCGCCCTGCTACTTCTGGAAGCAAAACCTTGAAAGATGCAACGAATGAAGCCATGCGCTATTGGATAAACAACCCAGTAGATACGCATTATATTATCGGTTCTGTTGTAGGACCTCATCCTTATCCAGAAATGGTAGCTTGGTTTCAGTCTGTGATTAGTGAAGAAATGAGAAATCAGCTTTTAGAAAAAGAAAACACACCTAACCCAGATTATGTGATTGCTTGTGTAGGAGGAGGAAGCAACGCAGCAGGAGCATTTTATCATTACATTGATGAAAAAGATGTTCAACTCATCGGAGCAGAAGCAGCAGGCTTAGGAATTTCTAGTGGAGAAACAGCAGCAACGATTGCCTGTGGAACATTAGGAGTTCTGCACGGAAGCAAAACTCTCTTGATGCAAACTGAAGACGGACAAGTAATTGAACCTTATTCTATTTCAGCAGGACTAGACTACCCTGGAATTGGGGCTTTACACGCCTATTTGGCAGATAGCAAGAGAGCTAAATTCTATTCTATCACAGATGAAGAGGCAATGAATGCAGGAAAAGAACTGGCTCGTTTGGAAGGAATTATCCCAGCGATTGAGTCGGCTCACGCTTTAGCTGTTTTGAATAATTTAAAAGCAGATGACAAAAATTTTGATAAGAAAATTGTCATTATCAATCTTTCAGGCAGAGGAGATAAAGATTTAAGCACTTATACAAAGTATTTGGATAAATAA
- a CDS encoding DUF3050 domain-containing protein produces MTKTENQKLEEKQNQYIQKLRDEIEPLRQQLITHKVYKNISSIDDLKIFLEHHVFAVWDFMSLLKALQNELTCVQVPWVPKGNPLTRRLINEIVLAEETDQDEDGNAKSHFELYIEAMKDCEADILKINYLIKLLREWKSVRTALSQIDIASSIKEFVSFSFDVIETKQAHKIATVFTFGREDLIPDMFTSILRDMKNENAENAESIKKLIYYFDRHIELDGDHHSHMAIQMIKELCGDNETKWNEAITISKLALQKRIDLWDGILAEIENGKHL; encoded by the coding sequence ATGACAAAAACAGAAAACCAAAAGCTAGAAGAAAAGCAAAATCAATACATTCAAAAGCTAAGAGATGAAATTGAACCTCTACGCCAACAACTCATTACACATAAAGTATATAAAAATATAAGTTCGATAGATGATTTAAAGATTTTTTTGGAGCATCATGTATTTGCTGTATGGGATTTTATGTCGCTTTTGAAAGCCCTACAAAATGAACTTACGTGTGTACAAGTGCCTTGGGTGCCAAAGGGAAATCCTCTTACTCGTCGTCTAATTAATGAAATTGTATTGGCAGAAGAAACCGACCAAGACGAGGATGGAAATGCAAAAAGTCATTTCGAACTCTATATTGAAGCCATGAAAGACTGTGAGGCAGATATTTTGAAGATAAATTATTTAATTAAACTTCTTAGAGAATGGAAAAGTGTCAGAACGGCTCTTTCTCAAATTGATATTGCTTCTTCTATCAAAGAATTTGTTTCTTTTTCTTTTGATGTTATCGAAACCAAACAAGCTCATAAAATAGCTACTGTTTTTACATTTGGAAGGGAAGACCTTATTCCAGATATGTTTACTTCTATTTTGAGAGATATGAAAAATGAAAACGCTGAGAATGCTGAAAGTATAAAGAAACTGATTTACTATTTTGATAGACATATTGAGCTAGATGGCGACCACCACTCTCACATGGCAATTCAGATGATAAAGGAACTTTGTGGAGACAATGAAACCAAGTGGAACGAAGCAATTACGATTAGTAAACTAGCTCTTCAAAAAAGAATTGACCTTTGGGACGGAATACTTGCCGAAATTGAGAATGGTAAGCATTTGTAA
- a CDS encoding pyridoxamine 5'-phosphate oxidase family protein, which translates to MLTQEIKKYIEKSVLCWLATSDEENMPNVSPKEVFTFYDEEFIIIANIASPKSVHNIMKNSKVCVSFIDVFVQKGFQLKGNARIVRKSDSEFEVLVQPLLKMTKGKYPFANIIKIRVEKAKKIIAPSYMLYPETTEKEQVESAKKLYNAQE; encoded by the coding sequence ATGCTTACTCAAGAAATCAAAAAATACATAGAAAAAAGTGTGTTGTGTTGGCTCGCTACCTCAGATGAGGAAAATATGCCTAATGTTTCCCCAAAAGAAGTCTTTACATTTTATGACGAGGAATTTATCATTATTGCCAATATTGCCTCTCCCAAAAGTGTGCATAATATTATGAAAAACTCAAAGGTTTGTGTGAGTTTTATTGATGTTTTTGTTCAGAAAGGCTTTCAACTCAAAGGAAATGCACGAATTGTTAGGAAATCGGATAGTGAGTTTGAAGTATTAGTACAGCCTCTCTTGAAAATGACAAAAGGAAAATATCCTTTTGCCAATATCATCAAAATCAGAGTAGAAAAAGCGAAGAAAATAATTGCTCCAAGTTATATGCTCTACCCAGAAACCACAGAAAAAGAACAGGTGGAAAGTGCTAAAAAATTATATAATGCTCAAGAGTAA
- a CDS encoding vWA domain-containing protein, which translates to MKLQLRYLLVFAFLCFFSVSFAQRKKEIPQTTRLLFVLDASGSMNSAWEGDTRINIARQILSDMIDSIANVPYVEVAMRVYGHQYNFKQKNCQDSKLEVAFGSRNNNQIRTMLDGLQPKGTTPIAYSLEQATKDFPNDGKDTRNVIVMITDGIEACDGDPCAISRGLQQKGIFLKPFIVGMGIEPKYAKGFECMGRFFNAKSSRQFKGFLQEVVKQTLGKTTVTVELLDERNQPREANVHMAFIDQATDKARYNIVHFRDKGGKTDELDIDAIPTYDLIVYTTPPVLKKNVEIIGGRHNVIKVATPQGQLNIVQNGSLDYSTGHSAIVQKQGNHEILVNQQVNEPHNYLIGNYRVEVLTRPTTVFENVRVNQGKTTTLNVKRPGVVTILNKLSGYGSIYVVKSDGSEDWVMNLPEKGIPRTNFALQPGRYRFVFRSSEANDSSYSKSVFFNLSEGGAFTLDILRL; encoded by the coding sequence ATGAAATTACAACTACGTTATTTACTCGTTTTTGCCTTTCTATGCTTTTTTTCTGTATCCTTTGCACAGCGAAAGAAGGAAATTCCTCAAACTACACGCCTTTTATTTGTCTTAGATGCTAGTGGAAGTATGAACTCTGCTTGGGAGGGTGACACCAGAATAAATATTGCTCGTCAGATTTTATCTGATATGATAGATTCGATTGCCAATGTGCCTTATGTGGAGGTAGCGATGCGTGTATATGGACACCAATATAATTTCAAACAAAAAAATTGTCAAGATTCGAAACTAGAGGTTGCTTTTGGTTCACGAAATAACAATCAAATCCGAACTATGCTAGACGGATTGCAACCCAAAGGAACAACTCCGATTGCCTACTCCTTAGAACAAGCAACGAAAGACTTCCCCAATGATGGAAAAGACACAAGGAATGTAATCGTGATGATAACCGACGGCATAGAAGCCTGTGATGGCGACCCTTGCGCCATTTCAAGAGGTTTACAACAAAAAGGTATATTTTTAAAACCTTTTATTGTCGGAATGGGCATAGAACCCAAATATGCAAAAGGTTTTGAATGTATGGGACGTTTTTTCAATGCCAAATCATCAAGACAATTTAAAGGCTTTTTGCAAGAAGTTGTCAAACAAACTTTGGGAAAAACTACTGTTACTGTTGAGCTTTTAGATGAGAGAAACCAGCCAAGAGAAGCCAATGTTCACATGGCATTTATAGACCAAGCTACTGATAAAGCTCGTTACAATATTGTACATTTTAGAGATAAAGGAGGCAAAACGGATGAATTAGATATTGATGCTATTCCTACGTATGATTTGATTGTTTATACTACGCCACCTGTCTTGAAAAAAAATGTAGAAATTATTGGAGGCAGACACAACGTAATTAAAGTTGCTACTCCACAAGGACAATTAAATATTGTTCAGAATGGCTCTTTAGATTATTCTACAGGACACAGTGCCATTGTTCAAAAACAAGGAAACCATGAAATTTTAGTCAATCAGCAAGTCAATGAACCTCATAATTATCTGATTGGAAATTATAGGGTAGAAGTCTTGACACGCCCTACTACTGTTTTTGAGAATGTTAGAGTAAATCAAGGAAAAACCACTACTTTAAATGTAAAACGTCCGGGGGTTGTTACTATCTTAAATAAGCTTTCAGGCTATGGAAGTATTTATGTAGTAAAGTCAGATGGAAGTGAAGATTGGGTTATGAACTTACCAGAAAAGGGTATTCCACGTACTAATTTTGCCCTCCAACCAGGGCGTTATCGTTTTGTCTTTCGCTCTTCAGAAGCAAATGACAGTTCGTATTCGAAAAGTGTCTTTTTTAATTTGAGTGAAGGAGGAGCATTTACTTTGGATATTTTAAGGTTATAG
- a CDS encoding tetratricopeptide repeat-containing sensor histidine kinase yields MKKWLFLLFYGFLLSSFTLAQVDEEWEKNELIFLSSKEDMSAYNEMMSLISTSEEQKNKNRISSLREKIKDTTAIEIKIRFHWLEGHFLEHIEKRGLALEKNLRAYKLSKENNLLQERAFSAKNLATNYIRLGLEEQAIIYALDASQIFTKINDKQNKASLLYTIGDIYFQVENYRQAINYYDYGYDYAVKNSFLWEQRYTANNLGVAYRELGSLDSSLYHYRIAQQLATQMKDSIAIALVAGNIGEILYKKKDYEQAIYLLEQDIRLSTKHGNLGSAANAFVLLGRIYRERNDLLRASIYLDSAYKIATQKKMIRTMASVYEEQAKLLVEKDSFETALYLERKAKSIRDSLTHREVAINLAAIQNAFENGQAVAQVSILEKENENKQIIIFAITIGFIIAILLLTVLIYQNQQKRQLNKKLSEKNKETAEQNERLKDKKEKIAQLNKRLNKKVEQRTKELEESVENLAEVQNELDSFMYRASHDLRAPLVRLEGLNNLLKMSLSQLENSENLQLSYEVFTYLDLFESTLKQMDTMLRRLMQLHDLIEEELFFSEIDSVQLFIEEVKTAAYDYVPNGISIHTTIEIHASFITDVKWLRLIVINLLRNSLLYHTMNEQPKIDLFIKVENEKILIEVTDNGEGIATELMGAIFNMFVRSSERSIGNGLGLYLVKKAVNKLGGRVFCNSTPFEKTTFSVYIPNQKEASKGKMRENDTNEMFVFA; encoded by the coding sequence ATGAAAAAATGGCTCTTCTTGCTATTTTATGGCTTTTTATTGTCTTCTTTTACCCTCGCACAAGTAGATGAAGAGTGGGAAAAGAATGAATTAATATTCCTATCCTCCAAAGAAGATATGAGTGCCTACAATGAAATGATGAGCTTGATTAGTACATCGGAAGAGCAAAAAAATAAAAATAGAATTTCTTCTTTAAGAGAAAAAATAAAAGATACTACTGCAATAGAAATAAAAATTCGTTTTCATTGGCTAGAGGGACATTTTTTAGAACACATAGAAAAACGAGGACTTGCCTTAGAGAAAAACCTTAGAGCCTATAAGCTATCAAAAGAAAACAATTTGCTTCAAGAACGTGCCTTCTCTGCTAAAAATTTAGCTACCAACTACATTCGTTTGGGTTTAGAAGAACAAGCCATTATTTATGCGCTAGATGCCTCACAAATTTTCACAAAAATAAATGATAAACAAAATAAAGCGAGTCTGCTCTATACTATCGGAGACATTTATTTTCAAGTGGAAAACTATCGTCAAGCCATTAATTACTATGATTACGGATACGATTATGCTGTAAAAAACAGTTTTTTGTGGGAACAACGTTACACAGCCAACAACTTAGGAGTAGCTTATAGAGAACTTGGTTCATTAGACTCATCTCTCTACCATTATAGGATTGCTCAACAGCTCGCTACACAGATGAAAGACAGCATTGCAATTGCACTTGTAGCAGGTAATATTGGAGAGATTCTCTATAAAAAGAAAGACTACGAACAAGCTATCTACCTTTTAGAACAAGATATTCGTTTGAGTACAAAACATGGCAACCTTGGAAGTGCTGCTAATGCATTCGTTTTGTTAGGGCGTATTTATAGAGAAAGAAATGATTTGCTTAGAGCATCTATTTATTTAGATAGTGCTTATAAGATTGCTACTCAAAAGAAAATGATAAGAACTATGGCTTCAGTATATGAAGAGCAAGCCAAGTTACTGGTAGAAAAAGATAGTTTTGAAACAGCTTTATATTTAGAGAGAAAAGCAAAATCTATTCGGGATTCTCTAACACACCGTGAGGTAGCCATAAATTTGGCTGCCATACAAAATGCTTTTGAGAATGGACAAGCCGTAGCGCAAGTCAGCATTTTAGAAAAAGAAAATGAAAATAAACAAATCATTATTTTTGCTATTACCATTGGATTTATCATCGCTATTTTATTACTAACTGTACTGATTTATCAGAATCAACAAAAAAGACAACTCAACAAAAAACTAAGTGAAAAAAATAAAGAAACAGCAGAACAAAACGAACGATTAAAAGACAAAAAAGAAAAAATCGCACAGCTTAATAAAAGACTCAATAAAAAAGTAGAACAGCGAACAAAAGAACTAGAAGAAAGTGTAGAAAACTTAGCAGAAGTACAGAATGAGCTAGATAGTTTTATGTACAGAGCTTCGCATGACTTACGTGCGCCTTTGGTTCGCTTAGAAGGACTGAATAATCTCTTAAAAATGAGTCTAAGCCAATTAGAAAATAGTGAGAATTTACAGTTAAGTTATGAAGTCTTTACCTACCTTGACTTATTCGAATCTACACTCAAGCAAATGGACACTATGCTTAGAAGGCTTATGCAATTACACGATTTGATTGAAGAAGAATTATTTTTTTCAGAAATAGATAGTGTTCAATTATTTATTGAAGAAGTCAAAACAGCAGCGTATGACTATGTTCCTAATGGAATTTCCATACATACAACAATAGAAATCCATGCTTCATTTATCACAGATGTAAAATGGCTTCGTTTGATTGTAATTAATTTACTCCGAAACTCTCTTCTGTATCATACTATGAATGAGCAGCCAAAAATAGACTTATTTATAAAAGTAGAGAACGAAAAAATCTTAATAGAAGTAACTGATAATGGAGAAGGTATTGCAACTGAACTAATGGGTGCAATTTTCAATATGTTTGTACGCTCATCAGAACGCTCTATTGGGAATGGACTAGGACTTTATCTTGTAAAAAAGGCTGTAAATAAACTTGGAGGAAGAGTTTTCTGTAATTCTACTCCTTTTGAAAAAACAACTTTTTCTGTTTATATTCCAAACCAAAAAGAAGCAAGTAAGGGGAAAATGAGAGAAAATGATACAAATGAAATGTTTGTTTTTGCATAA
- a CDS encoding RDD family protein, translated as MNTHLLHAEKHDKFLAQARIDPITGDTLEAGDKIVICAECKSAFHSDSWDYLGRRHCNQTRTLPAIPQATSLGHFKKRSAEYYSRVNSNFKIHENVARVVSAGHRLGGLLIDLAMIWIIQYMLPFSLAPLLWTYFLLRDFKYKGRSLSLGKNLMNFEVVEQRDENDLAWWQSVLRNAPIGIPKLAGVFGSYAYHLSYSFGSSFRVADNLLTSIFTIILIIDIILLFGNNKRIMDRAMDLQSVFRTREIPNN; from the coding sequence ATGAATACCCACCTACTACATGCAGAAAAACACGATAAATTTTTAGCTCAAGCACGTATTGACCCCATTACAGGAGATACTTTAGAAGCTGGTGATAAGATTGTAATTTGTGCCGAATGTAAATCTGCTTTTCATTCAGATAGTTGGGATTATTTGGGTAGGAGGCATTGTAACCAAACTCGTACTTTACCAGCCATTCCTCAAGCGACTTCGTTGGGACATTTCAAAAAACGCTCGGCAGAGTATTACAGCAGAGTAAACTCAAACTTTAAAATCCATGAAAATGTAGCTAGAGTAGTCAGTGCAGGACACCGTTTGGGAGGTTTGTTGATAGATTTAGCCATGATTTGGATTATCCAGTATATGCTTCCTTTTTCACTTGCCCCACTACTTTGGACATATTTCTTGCTAAGAGATTTCAAATATAAAGGACGTTCATTAAGTTTGGGAAAAAATCTGATGAACTTTGAAGTAGTAGAGCAAAGAGATGAAAATGATTTGGCTTGGTGGCAATCTGTTTTGAGAAATGCTCCTATCGGCATTCCAAAATTAGCAGGTGTTTTTGGCTCGTATGCCTACCATTTGAGTTATAGTTTTGGAAGTTCTTTCAGAGTAGCTGATAACTTATTAACTTCTATCTTTACTATTATACTGATTATAGATATTATTCTTCTCTTTGGAAACAACAAGCGTATTATGGACAGAGCAATGGACTTACAAAGTGTTTTCAGAACTAGGGAAATTCCGAATAATTAG
- a CDS encoding YciI family protein, with protein MFIINLTYKTELEKIDQFLNAHIDFLNEQYKLGHFLASGRKIPRTGGIILSNLASKSELEKVIEEDPFKKNQLADYELIEFVPSKTCDELQFLIE; from the coding sequence ATGTTTATTATTAATCTAACTTATAAAACTGAATTAGAGAAAATTGACCAGTTTCTAAACGCTCACATTGATTTTTTGAATGAGCAATATAAATTAGGGCATTTCCTTGCTTCAGGACGGAAAATTCCAAGAACAGGAGGCATAATTCTATCAAATTTAGCATCTAAATCTGAGTTAGAAAAAGTTATTGAAGAAGACCCTTTTAAGAAAAACCAGTTAGCAGATTATGAATTGATTGAGTTTGTACCAAGCAAAACTTGTGATGAATTGCAATTCTTGATAGAATAA